AAGTAAATGATGTAACTTGGAACACTGCAGGTGGAATCAAGGCTGCTTACTTAATGTTAGATGACATTGAAAAGATTTTTACTAAATAATAGAATTTAAAAAGGTTTACCTTTATTGTCAGATTGAATGACAATTTAGGTAAACCTTTTTTGTTAAAGTCAGGATCTACTAATTTCCATTCCTGCAATACTTGCTTATCCCACTTTCCCCTCTTCTTCAGCATTTCCTGCAAATAATGTAAGCAGCATATGCTCTTGGTCCCAATATTCATTGTTAAATTTTAGACTATTAGGGGTTTTTGCAAATGTTTTGAATCCTAGTTTTTCATATAGTTTTTTTGCTGTTTCATTACCTTCTACGATATTTAATGTAAGTTGTTCAAGTCCAAAGCTTTTCGCTAAGTGGATCGCTTCTTCAATTAAAAGATAGCCTGCCCCCATTTTTCGAGCGCTAGGAGAAACATAGACAGACTCAATTTTTCCTTTATGCTCTGCTTTAACTTTTTCAAATGTTTTTAAAGTTGCTACTCCAATTAATTTCCCTTTGTCAGTAAATGCACCGATCGTATAGTTTTTATCTTGATCCAATATTTCTGCTTTGTATTCTATAGGGTCATCTTGATCAAGTATTTCATCCATAGTTGTAATAAAAACTTCAGGATTCTCATTTAAACCTTCTAAACGAATATTAAGATAGATTTCTGCATCTTCTTTAGTTAATAAACGTATTTTCATAATTTTCCCTCCGTAATTGTTGCAAAGTATATTGTATAGAACAAATGTAAGGTTTTCAACGCTTTCACAAACGATACTCTAACAAACTGATATTGTCACAAACTTGTAAAAAACATAAAAAAACGCTTGAATACCAAGCGTTTAAACGATCCTCTTATCATGATTTTTCACAATTCCTGTTACAGAAATGTTAGGTTTGTCATAGTCATTAAGTAAACTTTACTAAATCTCGGAATCTAGTTTTTTATTAAATAAACTCTTTCTGGCCTGCCAATCGTTCCATACGCTAAATCCGCTAATACTTTCCCTTCAGATACTAGATATTCTAAATATCTCCGGGCAGTAGTACGGCTAACGCCAATTTCTAATCCTATATTCTCAGCAGTCATCCCGTTATGAACTTCTTTTATCGCAAATAACACTTTATCTAAAGTAAGCTTATCAATGCCTTTAGGGTATATACTTTGCTCTTCAATTATCGAATTATTTTTTCCGATTAAACCATCTATTTCTTCCTGAGTTAGATAAGCACTTTTGGATTGTAGGCTTTGCACTTTATTTGAATAATTTACATAACGAATTAAAGACTTTTTAAACCGATCAAAAATAACTGGCTTAATAATAAAATCAAATACACCATAATGTAAGGCCTTATTAACTGAATCGATTTCTTTAGATGCAGTAATCATAATAACATCTGCCAAAATTGAATTTTTTTTCATCCATTGTAAAAAATCTAAACCATTCATATCCGGAAAATAAACATCTAATAATACTAACTGCGGTTTTAGAATTTCAATTAAATCAACTGCATCTTGATAATTTGTTGCAATACCAATTACACTAAACCCTTCTATTCTTTCAATAAATCGCTGATGAATTTCTGCAATTCTACTATCATCTTCAACTATTAACACTTCTATTAAATTCTTTTTCATCGTATCTGTTACTCTCCTTTTGGCTTTTCGGAATGGCAACAATAAATGTAGTTCCCCCATGTTCGTTTGAATGAAAAGTAATTTGTCCGTTTAATTTATGGAGCAATCTCTGGACTAAGTGAAGTCCAATCCCTGAGTTTTTAGATTGCTCCTTAGTAGAAATACCATATTCAAAAATCTCATCGATTAATTCCTCAGGGATACCATTTGCATTATCCTCAATTTCAATCACTAAATCTTCACCTAAATCAGTAAGAAATAGTGAAACAAGCTTTTCTGATTTATTTGTTTCTAATACTGCATCGAAAGCGTTATTTAATAGATTTCCGATTATCGTTATTAAATCTTCCCTATTAATTTCTTTTGGGACATCTGCAAAACTACTATTATAATCAATGTTAAAGTCTACTTTTAACTCATTAGCTAAACTGATTTTGCCTAAAAGAAGTCCTGCAACAACTGGGTCTGAAATTTCTTCCATAATAAAATGGATAATATTTTGAGTTATATTTGATTCCTTTGAAATTAATTCAATCGCTTCTTGATAGGATTCAAGCTGTATTAAGCCTAAAATTGTATGCAATTTATTAGAATATTCATGTGCCTGTGCTCTAAGGCCTTCTGAATATGCTTTTATTTGCGATAGTTCATTTAGTAATTTATTCAATTCTGATTTTTCCCTAAAGGTTGTTACTGCTCCTACAATTTTAGAATTCACTCCTACAATCGGTATACAATTAATAATCATTACTTTTTCATTTATTAAAAACTCTAAATCATAAATTGGCTTACCAGTTTCCACTACTTTCTTAAGATGCGAATTATGCAATATGTCTTCTATTTTTAATCCTCTAAGCTTTATATTATTAGGAATAGACAGTACTTTATGAGCATTTTCATTTACTACCGTAATTTCTCCGTATTCATCAATCGCAATAATCCCTTCATGAATCGATTCTAATATTGCGTGTTTTTCTTTGTACATCCTTCCAATTTCTTTCGGCTCCAATCCGAAGATCGATTTTTTAATATTAAATGAAATTAAAAAAGCTGCTCCTATTCCAAGAAGTAAGATGACAATACTATTTTTTATTAGTTTTTTACTAAATGCATTTGCCTCATGGTCGATATCTTTTATTAAGTAGCCTACAGAAACAACTCCAATTACATTTCCATTATCATCAAAAATAGGAGTTTTTCCCCTTAAAGAAGGGCCGAGTGTCCCAGTCGATTCCGATACGATTTCCTGTCCCTTAAATACTTTATTATTATCCCCCCCTACCATTTTCTGACCAATTAGTAATGGGTTTGGATGTGAATAACGTATTTCATTTTTATTTCCGACAACGATAAATTCCGCTCCAACCTTCTTTCGAATCTTTTCAACGATTGGCTGAATGATTCCTGATGGATTTTCACTTGAAAATGCTTCACGTACTTCTGGCATATTTGCCACTGTTTGAGAAATGGCTAAAGCCTTTAATCCCTTTTCATGTTTAAGGTTTTTTAAAAACATTTCTTGTGATACTATTTCAAAAACACTACTAATAACTAAAATGAGAACAGAAATAAAGATGATTAACTTATAATGTAAACGCATAAAATTTCTCCTTATATTTTTATAATAATCAAAAAACTCCTTTTATTAAAGGAGTTTTGTTAGAAATTTATGCTTCTACATTAATAACTACTTCCTTACCCTTCAATTTAATCATAATTGGAATGAGGATCCAAAGTAATCCAATTATTAAAAATACTAATGAAATAGGATGAGTAAAGAAAATACTATAATCACCATTTGATACAGTTAAAGCTCTTCTTAAATTATTCTCAATCATTGGACCTAAAACGATTCCTAATACTAGTGGTGCGATTGGAAAATCATTTTTTGAAAGAAAATACCCGAAAATACCACAAGCTATTAATAGAAGTAAATCATTTACAGATACTTGTACTGCATAAACACCAAATATTGAAATGGCTACAATTAGTGGCAATAAGTATTTCTTTGGCGTTTGAATAATCTTAGCAAATATTTTTACTAAAGGCATGTTTAAAATAATCAGCATTACGTTACCAATAAACATACTCGCAATTAATCCCCATGCAACATCAGGATGTTCATCGAATAGAAGTGGTCCCGGTTGTATGTTATACATCATTAAAGCACCCATTAGGATCGCAGTTGTTCCTGAACTTGGAATTCCTAAAGTTAATAAAGGAATCATCGCTCCTCCAGACGCGGCATTGTTAGCTGACTCAGGAGATGCAACACCAGCAATTGTACCAGTTCCAAACTTTTCTGGCGTTTTACTAACCTTCTTTTCTAAAATATAAGCAAAAAATGAAGCTAAAATAGCACCCGCTCCCGGTAATAACCCGACGAAAAATCCTAATATAGAGCCCCTAGCGATTGGTGCTACACTTTCTTTTAATTCTTCTTTAGATGGTAATAAATTATTAATCTTTGCCATCTCTCCATCTTCTACTTCATTTTCAATAATTGTTTTAAATACTTCCCCTAGAGCAAATAATCCTACCGCTACTGTTAAAAATTCTAACCCCTGATATAGCCATGGGATGTCATATGTAAAACGAGAAACACCTGACACGGAATCAATTCCAATTGTAGCTAGTAGTAATCCAAAGATTGTCATAATTAATGCTTTTGTTACCGACTTTCCTGCTAGTCCACTTACTGCACATAAACCAAGAAGCATTAATGAAAAATATTCTGCTGGTCCGAACTTAATTGCTAATGCAGATAATGGTTTTGCTAAAACGATCAGTGCAATAAGAGTAAAAATTCCTGCTACAAATGAACCAATTGCGGCAATTGACAAAGCACTTCCTGCTCTACCTTTTTTAGCCATTTGATAACCATCTAAAGTCGTCACTACCGATGAAGATTCACCTGGAGTATTTAATA
This genomic interval from Gottfriedia acidiceleris contains the following:
- a CDS encoding GNAT family N-acetyltransferase, which translates into the protein MKIRLLTKEDAEIYLNIRLEGLNENPEVFITTMDEILDQDDPIEYKAEILDQDKNYTIGAFTDKGKLIGVATLKTFEKVKAEHKGKIESVYVSPSARKMGAGYLLIEEAIHLAKSFGLEQLTLNIVEGNETAKKLYEKLGFKTFAKTPNSLKFNNEYWDQEHMLLTLFAGNAEEEGKVG
- a CDS encoding tripartite tricarboxylate transporter permease, with product MQGFETAFTWYNLLFAFAGVLIGTAVGVLPGIGPMSGVALLIPVTASVTGFLGPEQAAGSAIILLAGVYYGAMYGGSTTSILLNTPGESSSVVTTLDGYQMAKKGRAGSALSIAAIGSFVAGIFTLIALIVLAKPLSALAIKFGPAEYFSLMLLGLCAVSGLAGKSVTKALIMTIFGLLLATIGIDSVSGVSRFTYDIPWLYQGLEFLTVAVGLFALGEVFKTIIENEVEDGEMAKINNLLPSKEELKESVAPIARGSILGFFVGLLPGAGAILASFFAYILEKKVSKTPEKFGTGTIAGVASPESANNAASGGAMIPLLTLGIPSSGTTAILMGALMMYNIQPGPLLFDEHPDVAWGLIASMFIGNVMLIILNMPLVKIFAKIIQTPKKYLLPLIVAISIFGVYAVQVSVNDLLLLIACGIFGYFLSKNDFPIAPLVLGIVLGPMIENNLRRALTVSNGDYSIFFTHPISLVFLIIGLLWILIPIMIKLKGKEVVINVEA
- a CDS encoding ATP-binding protein, coding for MRLHYKLIIFISVLILVISSVFEIVSQEMFLKNLKHEKGLKALAISQTVANMPEVREAFSSENPSGIIQPIVEKIRKKVGAEFIVVGNKNEIRYSHPNPLLIGQKMVGGDNNKVFKGQEIVSESTGTLGPSLRGKTPIFDDNGNVIGVVSVGYLIKDIDHEANAFSKKLIKNSIVILLLGIGAAFLISFNIKKSIFGLEPKEIGRMYKEKHAILESIHEGIIAIDEYGEITVVNENAHKVLSIPNNIKLRGLKIEDILHNSHLKKVVETGKPIYDLEFLINEKVMIINCIPIVGVNSKIVGAVTTFREKSELNKLLNELSQIKAYSEGLRAQAHEYSNKLHTILGLIQLESYQEAIELISKESNITQNIIHFIMEEISDPVVAGLLLGKISLANELKVDFNIDYNSSFADVPKEINREDLITIIGNLLNNAFDAVLETNKSEKLVSLFLTDLGEDLVIEIEDNANGIPEELIDEIFEYGISTKEQSKNSGIGLHLVQRLLHKLNGQITFHSNEHGGTTFIVAIPKSQKESNRYDEKEFNRSVNS
- a CDS encoding response regulator — its product is MKKNLIEVLIVEDDSRIAEIHQRFIERIEGFSVIGIATNYQDAVDLIEILKPQLVLLDVYFPDMNGLDFLQWMKKNSILADVIMITASKEIDSVNKALHYGVFDFIIKPVIFDRFKKSLIRYVNYSNKVQSLQSKSAYLTQEEIDGLIGKNNSIIEEQSIYPKGIDKLTLDKVLFAIKEVHNGMTAENIGLEIGVSRTTARRYLEYLVSEGKVLADLAYGTIGRPERVYLIKN